One window of the Methanocaldococcus vulcanius M7 genome contains the following:
- a CDS encoding P-loop NTPase family protein: MSEEIRNIKELLKNPVFKKFFDELRNKHAKSIKDLVEIIPSIETLKLHHEIVLSSEENIDKYFSALKFYFPERIKRYFFNKYQIFIDFDNRSKWHDFVDINTLLKVYELNYIQSITKEGKTIKDSFEEFFTESIVLLLKNTHTHGIRELEDTPIVIKFKNKLYGDVNTWKIMKVESEDDSLTYYVKLDDNNLIYMNITGTQKKKNIVTPVNMDIPIFQLHKCEKIYDPIDNKTVFYISGWKLQGNEEKYVEIIDINDIGQLLSSPIINLCKKYKELYMELKNVLKQIISQKAEDCIKTEGFAVITHNGHLTIPKRYKMPDTIFCEDLEHLDRILTKDTDELIKEDLIKYLALFNKVHNLTTIGAFIASHLIHVIKPKIVSPVFIWGDSGVGKTSIAMLLSYVNPASSQTTSHQLMQKISGFRCGIVYFDEKIEYSSQLTQDLKYSATNCGYIHRISHNKKYVANVMFLATSNPQPKFKTRGLEDLKGLLRRAVFLKVIKELDEIKDEKIDEAYEILDIYRNDLIKILLDELTSFSEKEIKDIYRQFTVREKYKLLLTGIELWKAICEKYNIKLNINYDELIRRFEDSEKEILGFGDISLLELIKGRIIEDAIHTARVLDVEGKDIVVRVADKNVVKSLLTSKGYAIYLKDKKLYAILSVRGFKNLKDKIKELPDLETKRDIESYLGQNGIEFEYKNTRAYGISIKGFFIEIKDIEIDIEDDEENNISNSILKSRQKQKNLEEKIIKTIEEAGEISFDELKEKIGLDEETLEKLIKRLIKLGDILEVRPNTYKILV; encoded by the coding sequence ATGTCAGAAGAAATTCGCAATATCAAAGAACTCCTGAAAAATCCTGTATTTAAAAAATTTTTTGATGAATTAAGAAATAAACATGCAAAGTCAATAAAAGATTTAGTTGAAATTATCCCATCTATAGAAACCCTGAAACTCCATCACGAAATAGTATTATCATCTGAAGAAAATATCGATAAATATTTTAGTGCTTTAAAGTTTTACTTTCCAGAGAGGATAAAGCGATATTTTTTTAACAAATATCAGATATTTATTGATTTTGACAACAGATCTAAATGGCATGATTTCGTAGACATAAACACACTATTAAAAGTATATGAATTGAATTATATACAAAGTATAACAAAAGAAGGAAAAACAATTAAAGATAGTTTTGAGGAATTTTTTACAGAGTCAATAGTATTATTATTAAAAAATACACATACACATGGAATAAGAGAATTAGAAGATACTCCAATAGTTATCAAATTTAAAAATAAATTATATGGAGATGTAAATACCTGGAAAATTATGAAAGTTGAAAGTGAGGATGACTCTTTAACTTACTATGTAAAACTTGATGATAATAATTTAATATATATGAATATTACTGGAACTCAAAAGAAAAAAAACATTGTTACTCCTGTCAACATGGACATTCCAATATTCCAACTACATAAATGTGAAAAAATCTATGACCCTATAGATAATAAAACAGTATTCTATATTTCAGGATGGAAACTACAGGGTAATGAAGAAAAATATGTTGAAATAATAGATATTAATGATATAGGACAATTACTAAGTTCCCCAATCATAAACCTCTGTAAAAAATACAAAGAATTATACATGGAACTAAAAAATGTCCTAAAACAGATAATATCTCAAAAAGCTGAGGACTGTATAAAAACTGAAGGTTTCGCAGTAATTACCCATAATGGACATCTAACTATTCCAAAAAGATACAAAATGCCAGATACAATATTTTGTGAAGATTTAGAGCATTTGGATAGAATATTAACAAAAGATACAGATGAGTTAATTAAAGAGGATTTGATAAAATATCTTGCATTATTTAATAAGGTCCACAACTTGACTACAATAGGTGCATTTATAGCCAGCCATTTAATACATGTAATTAAACCAAAAATTGTTTCTCCTGTATTTATATGGGGAGATAGTGGCGTTGGAAAAACAAGTATTGCAATGTTACTTAGCTATGTAAACCCCGCAAGTTCCCAAACTACAAGCCACCAGTTAATGCAGAAAATTTCTGGGTTCAGATGCGGTATAGTTTATTTTGATGAAAAAATAGAGTATTCATCACAATTAACGCAGGATTTAAAGTATTCTGCCACAAACTGTGGATACATACATAGAATTAGCCATAACAAAAAATATGTTGCCAATGTCATGTTTTTGGCAACATCAAACCCCCAACCAAAATTTAAGACAAGGGGTCTTGAAGATTTAAAAGGGCTTTTGAGAAGAGCAGTATTTTTAAAAGTCATAAAAGAGCTTGATGAAATAAAAGATGAAAAAATTGATGAAGCTTATGAGATATTGGACATATATAGAAATGATTTAATTAAAATACTGCTTGATGAGCTAACATCATTCTCAGAAAAGGAAATTAAAGACATATACAGACAATTTACAGTTAGGGAGAAGTATAAACTACTTCTAACTGGAATTGAACTCTGGAAGGCAATATGTGAAAAATACAATATTAAATTAAATATAAATTATGATGAACTTATTAGGAGATTTGAGGATAGTGAAAAAGAGATATTAGGATTTGGAGATATAAGCTTATTAGAATTAATAAAAGGAAGAATTATAGAAGATGCAATACACACTGCAAGAGTTTTAGATGTAGAAGGTAAAGATATTGTAGTTAGAGTTGCAGATAAAAACGTTGTGAAATCTCTACTTACATCAAAAGGATATGCAATATACTTAAAAGATAAGAAACTTTATGCTATACTTTCTGTTAGAGGGTTTAAAAATCTAAAAGATAAAATTAAGGAACTACCCGATTTAGAAACTAAGAGAGACATTGAAAGTTACCTCGGACAGAATGGCATTGAGTTTGAGTATAAAAATACGAGGGCATATGGAATATCCATAAAAGGATTCTTTATAGAAATTAAAGACATTGAAATTGACATTGAGGATGATGAAGAAAATAACATTTCAAACTCAATACTTAAGAGCAGACAAAAGCAGAAAAACCTTGAGGAGAAAATTATAAAGACAATAGAAGAAGCTGGAGAAATTAGTTTCGATGAATTAAAAGAAAAAATAGGGCTTGATGAAGAAACATTAGAGAAATTAATCAAAAGGTTAATAAAACTTGGAGATATATTGGAGGTAAGACCTAATACTTATAAAATATTAGTATAA
- a CDS encoding DUF1828 domain-containing protein, which yields MSNSIKLIEKFIDEYFNWLRENIILENGGEWVEITTPFIDKSNDLIQFYMKVVGDSIILTDDGNTLDNLEVAGVDINTEKRLYELKTVLNGFGAHLEGREIVIIANKDEFPLYFNNMIQAILAVDGFHLLAQHKVRSIFWEDVEMYFEKKKIPYRKRDVGGRSGLKHRFLEILNYGEIKTKKIVGIISRPEKRIINSTIFAFEDVKNTIRDEEVKRIAIINDTERKPSEDMINALYKYDIEPFLWSRREDEISVLVE from the coding sequence ATGTCAAATTCTATTAAACTTATTGAAAAATTTATTGATGAATACTTTAATTGGCTAAGGGAAAACATCATATTGGAAAATGGGGGGGAGTGGGTTGAAATAACAACACCGTTTATTGATAAATCTAATGATTTAATTCAATTTTATATGAAGGTTGTGGGAGATTCGATTATACTTACTGATGATGGCAATACTTTAGATAATCTTGAGGTGGCAGGAGTTGATATTAATACTGAAAAAAGATTATATGAATTGAAAACAGTATTAAATGGTTTTGGGGCTCATCTTGAAGGTAGGGAAATAGTTATAATTGCCAATAAGGATGAGTTTCCATTATATTTCAATAATATGATTCAAGCAATTCTTGCAGTTGATGGGTTTCATTTATTGGCTCAACATAAGGTTAGGTCAATATTCTGGGAAGATGTTGAGATGTATTTTGAGAAAAAGAAAATTCCATATAGGAAAAGAGATGTCGGTGGTAGAAGTGGTTTAAAACATAGATTTTTGGAAATATTGAATTATGGAGAAATTAAAACTAAAAAAATAGTTGGTATAATTAGCAGACCTGAAAAAAGAATTATCAATTCAACAATATTTGCCTTTGAGGATGTGAAAAATACAATTAGGGATGAAGAGGTTAAGAGAATAGCAATAATTAATGACACTGAGAGAAAGCCTTCTGAAGACATGATTAACGCTTTATATAAGTATGATATTGAGCCGTTTTTATGGAGTAGAAGGGAAGATGAGATAAGTGTTTTAGTAGAATAA
- a CDS encoding helix-turn-helix domain-containing protein gives MVSQEELLNLIINNGGAVSTREIREVYNIDAGNGLGHISQRLRQLMKKKIISKVKGLNGEVIYFLIDLRYLEKENKRNKRKYSLSNKELKLIEKMFEEGMTLKDIAEKVGISYRWCKELYRRYRIYGQVLLKKDGRPLKGRT, from the coding sequence ATGGTTTCTCAGGAAGAGCTTCTAAACTTAATAATCAATAATGGTGGGGCAGTATCGACGAGAGAGATTAGAGAAGTTTATAATATAGATGCGGGCAATGGTTTGGGACATATTTCTCAAAGATTAAGACAGCTGATGAAAAAGAAAATAATCTCAAAGGTAAAGGGGTTGAATGGGGAGGTTATCTATTTTTTAATTGATTTACGTTATCTGGAGAAAGAAAATAAAAGAAATAAAAGGAAATACTCATTATCAAATAAAGAATTAAAGTTAATCGAAAAAATGTTTGAAGAGGGAATGACTCTAAAAGATATAGCCGAAAAAGTTGGGATTAGTTACAGGTGGTGTAAGGAATTATATCGGAGGTATAGAATTTATGGCCAAGTATTATTAAAGAAAGACGGGAGACCGTTGAAGGGAAGAACTTAG
- a CDS encoding DUF6978 family protein — translation MAEQLFNIPKISLDNDVPFPNNGGKSRINLKSKDGTESYYIDIYRKYSKSNKIKISYTNIARKRYILRRLDLHYGPPHRNPPKLPPLYDSHNSLINLLSRYVGKTIKGPHLHIYVEGYDDKWAVPIEEIEKLNISDKNIIQITQEFLDYCKVVKAPNIKFPVNEVWIYVKFY, via the coding sequence ATGGCAGAGCAACTATTTAATATACCAAAGATTTCATTGGACAATGATGTGCCATTCCCTAATAACGGTGGGAAATCCAGGATAAATCTTAAATCTAAGGATGGGACTGAAAGTTACTATATAGATATTTATAGAAAGTATAGTAAATCAAATAAGATTAAAATATCCTATACAAACATTGCAAGGAAGCGATATATCTTAAGGAGGTTGGACTTACATTATGGTCCTCCACATAGAAATCCTCCTAAACTTCCCCCGTTATATGATTCTCACAACTCCCTTATAAATTTATTGAGTCGTTATGTTGGAAAGACTATTAAAGGCCCTCATTTACATATTTATGTAGAGGGCTATGATGATAAATGGGCAGTTCCTATTGAGGAGATTGAAAAGTTAAATATCTCAGATAAAAACATTATTCAAATTACGCAGGAGTTCCTTGATTATTGTAAAGTTGTAAAAGCCCCTAATATTAAGTTTCCAGTAAATGAGGTGTGGATTTATGTCAAATTCTATTAA
- a CDS encoding DUF2341 domain-containing protein, with protein MALDGWTYYATVNISNPNSYDLLDFQVLIQLDANNFDFSKAKDDGSDIRFTLSDGETLISHWIEEWDSANQIAKIWVKVPSIPAGGSTTILLWCGNPDAVDASDGSSVFEVFDDFDLNSWELYGTSSTTVDIPETSWIRLHPDDANSNIGIKKSISAQNVVIGVKYNYVAGNGGEIPYIDIDSSLIELPKTNYVSDDIIGTQIYYYETGNVTINDYIGLYATRGGWDIDVRFDWIYVRKYAEKEPSSTVGTLQYANTTIIIATLTTINVSKAVETFTGDGATTTFTVQNKPIIPKVRVWVDGTKLVEGTDFTVDYTNGTITFTTAPASGSTIEILYFYGYIDIVPNATVNITDSAGNTIATATIDAKGDYSVEVPTGVTLYAVADTADFDAKTEFKIE; from the coding sequence ATGGCATTGGATGGATGGACATATTATGCCACTGTAAATATTTCTAATCCAAATTCTTATGATTTATTAGATTTTCAAGTGCTTATTCAGTTAGATGCTAATAACTTTGATTTTTCAAAAGCTAAAGATGATGGAAGTGATATTAGATTCACACTTTCAGATGGTGAGACGTTAATATCACATTGGATAGAAGAGTGGGATTCTGCCAATCAAATAGCTAAAATCTGGGTAAAAGTGCCGAGTATTCCAGCAGGTGGCTCTACAACTATCTTATTATGGTGTGGAAATCCAGATGCAGTTGATGCAAGTGATGGGAGCAGTGTTTTTGAGGTATTTGACGATTTTGATTTAAACAGCTGGGAATTATATGGAACATCATCAACAACAGTAGATATACCTGAAACAAGCTGGATAAGACTACATCCTGACGATGCTAATAGCAATATTGGAATCAAAAAGAGTATATCTGCACAAAATGTTGTTATTGGTGTGAAATATAATTACGTGGCTGGTAATGGTGGCGAGATACCATATATCGACATTGACAGTAGTTTAATTGAATTACCTAAAACAAACTACGTTTCTGATGATATAATTGGAACGCAAATATACTATTATGAAACTGGAAATGTTACGATAAATGACTACATTGGTTTATATGCTACAAGAGGAGGTTGGGACATAGACGTTAGGTTTGATTGGATTTATGTAAGAAAATACGCTGAGAAAGAACCATCGTCCACTGTAGGAACACTACAATATGCAAACACAACGATAATCATTGCGACATTAACAACAATCAATGTTTCAAAAGCTGTAGAAACCTTTACAGGAGATGGAGCTACGACAACATTTACAGTGCAAAATAAACCCATAATCCCAAAAGTGCGTGTTTGGGTTGATGGAACGAAATTAGTTGAAGGGACAGATTTCACAGTTGATTATACCAATGGAACAATAACATTCACAACAGCTCCAGCATCAGGTTCAACTATCGAAATTCTTTACTTCTACGGCTATATCGATATAGTTCCAAATGCAACGGTCAATATAACCGATTCTGCAGGAAATACAATAGCTACAGCCACGATTGATGCAAAAGGAGATTATTCAGTTGAAGTTCCAACAGGTGTTACATTATATGCAGTTGCAGATACTGCTGACTTTGATGCAAAAACAGAGTTCAAAATAGAGTGA
- a CDS encoding histone-like protein, with the protein MIPKATLKRTMKEIVDNYPKSGYDFRISNEAVEELNNYLRKILIEILVKARMNAQKSGRKTIKKEDIIEAIEDNGYLAALIEDIYGVSVAEITA; encoded by the coding sequence ATGATCCCTAAGGCTACGTTAAAAAGGACGATGAAGGAGATTGTGGATAACTATCCTAAAAGCGGTTATGATTTCAGGATTTCTAATGAGGCAGTTGAGGAACTTAACAACTATTTGCGAAAGATTTTGATTGAGATTTTAGTTAAAGCAAGAATGAACGCACAAAAATCAGGAAGGAAGACCATAAAGAAGGAGGATATAATCGAAGCTATAGAAGATAATGGCTATTTAGCTGCGTTGATTGAAGATATTTATGGAGTATCAGTTGCAGAGATAACTGCCTAA
- a CDS encoding phage tail tape measure protein produces MADTNLQIIITAVDKATAVFQKIQQNIDRLENRVKNMADVFDRVGKSMAMVGAGVTAFSAPFVAGMYSAIQTGIEFEQQMYKIKAITGATAEEFEKLTQTAMQMGAQTAYTASEAAEAMYLMASAGMKTNEIIAAIPNVLHLATVAQTDLSTATDLVVSTLNSFGMSAQESGRAVDVFVQACANSPATVEKLQYSLKYAAPAARALGLSLEDTVAALMMFYKAGRRGEDAGTGLREVLTELADTKVQKALEQYGIKVMDASGKLRNLGDILDDIKKKGLSATEIFKIFGTEAGSALLQLMQQGGDAYKEYVRILENSAGVAEQKYREMTNTVEYKIQQLKSAIENIKLEIFKDSKGNIKEFLDMLIKAMPAIKEFAVSVAQGMATVGKIILMALKPILDIFNKLPTPIKHAIGAFVGLAAAVAAIVGPIILLAGAFAMAISSTLEIVSVIGALGISFGAIAGAVSAAIGAIGAFIAAIAPITAPILAIVAVLAVLYLAWKNNWFGIRDIVNSAISAVKQKLTLFINGIKWLINQIKTHKTQILEALKYSLLGPWGLIKLAWDKNLFGIRDKLKNIMNEIINFLKSLPSRFYQAGVGLITEFIRGFTSKINEIKQKILDLLSWIDDHLPHSPAKEGPLSRLDKVGPGFIETIAEGIEKHKSRIQAAVGKITTTMAINPKSIPISQQVTTIQNITNSSPNINVNIHVSKTDASPEDIALAVQKVLKQQLTMW; encoded by the coding sequence ATGGCTGACACTAATCTGCAAATCATAATTACAGCGGTGGATAAAGCAACGGCAGTATTTCAAAAAATACAACAAAACATTGATAGATTGGAAAATAGAGTTAAAAACATGGCTGATGTTTTTGATAGGGTAGGAAAGAGTATGGCAATGGTTGGAGCTGGAGTTACAGCATTTTCAGCTCCATTTGTTGCAGGAATGTATTCAGCAATTCAAACAGGTATAGAATTTGAACAGCAGATGTATAAGATTAAAGCAATAACTGGAGCTACGGCTGAAGAATTTGAGAAATTGACACAAACAGCTATGCAAATGGGGGCACAGACGGCATACACTGCTTCAGAAGCTGCTGAAGCAATGTATCTCATGGCAAGTGCTGGGATGAAAACAAATGAAATAATTGCAGCAATTCCCAATGTTCTACATCTGGCTACGGTAGCACAAACCGACTTATCAACAGCTACAGATTTAGTAGTTTCAACATTGAACTCATTTGGAATGTCAGCACAAGAATCCGGTAGAGCCGTTGATGTTTTTGTTCAAGCGTGTGCCAACTCTCCAGCGACTGTTGAAAAATTACAATACTCCTTGAAATATGCGGCACCAGCAGCAAGGGCATTGGGGTTAAGTTTGGAAGATACAGTAGCTGCTTTGATGATGTTTTATAAGGCAGGTAGAAGAGGAGAAGATGCAGGGACAGGATTGAGAGAAGTATTAACTGAGTTGGCAGATACTAAGGTTCAGAAAGCATTAGAGCAGTATGGAATTAAAGTAATGGATGCATCAGGAAAACTTAGGAATTTAGGAGATATTTTAGATGATATTAAGAAAAAAGGGTTGTCAGCAACTGAGATATTTAAAATATTCGGAACTGAGGCAGGTTCAGCATTACTACAATTAATGCAACAAGGAGGAGATGCTTATAAGGAATACGTTAGGATATTGGAAAATTCTGCAGGAGTGGCTGAACAAAAATACAGAGAAATGACGAACACTGTTGAGTATAAGATACAGCAGTTGAAATCAGCAATTGAAAATATAAAATTAGAGATTTTTAAGGACTCTAAAGGCAATATCAAAGAATTCTTAGACATGCTGATTAAAGCAATGCCGGCAATAAAAGAATTTGCAGTTTCAGTTGCACAAGGAATGGCTACTGTCGGTAAAATCATTCTAATGGCTCTAAAACCTATATTAGATATTTTTAACAAGCTTCCAACACCAATAAAACATGCAATCGGAGCATTTGTAGGATTAGCTGCTGCAGTTGCTGCAATTGTGGGGCCTATAATATTACTGGCTGGAGCATTTGCAATGGCGATATCTTCAACATTGGAAATAGTTTCAGTCATTGGGGCTTTGGGGATTTCATTTGGAGCAATTGCTGGGGCAGTGTCAGCAGCCATAGGAGCAATAGGTGCATTTATAGCGGCAATCGCACCTATAACAGCACCAATATTGGCAATAGTTGCAGTGCTGGCAGTTCTATACTTAGCTTGGAAAAACAATTGGTTTGGTATAAGAGATATTGTAAATTCAGCTATTAGTGCAGTAAAGCAGAAGCTGACACTATTTATTAATGGAATTAAGTGGTTAATTAACCAAATTAAGACTCATAAAACACAGATTCTTGAAGCTCTGAAATACTCCCTGCTTGGACCGTGGGGGCTTATAAAATTAGCATGGGATAAGAATCTATTTGGAATTAGAGACAAACTCAAGAATATAATGAATGAGATAATTAATTTCTTAAAATCACTGCCAAGTAGATTTTATCAAGCTGGAGTTGGGCTCATTACTGAATTTATCAGAGGATTCACCAGTAAAATTAATGAAATTAAGCAAAAAATCTTAGATTTACTCAGCTGGATTGATGACCATTTACCTCACTCACCAGCAAAAGAGGGACCTCTATCAAGATTAGATAAAGTAGGTCCAGGATTCATCGAAACAATTGCGGAAGGAATTGAAAAGCATAAATCAAGAATTCAAGCTGCAGTTGGAAAAATAACGACAACAATGGCGATAAATCCAAAAAGCATTCCCATAAGCCAGCAAGTTACAACAATACAGAATATTACTAACTCAAGCCCAAATATCAACGTCAATATACACGTTTCTAAAACCGATGCGAGCCCTGAAGACATCGCCCTGGCTGTCCAGAAGGTTCTGAAACAGCAATTAACAATGTGGTGA
- a CDS encoding CAP domain-containing protein, with product MEPQRLRKRLHEVINKERKRRKLKPLKLSKSLTKSANREALKRKNCTVHYAVKGETHTTVAKRIVKEWLRNPNHRKHILSNKYNRIGIGVSILWNKNIKEYEIYVCKKFGSPKDKDKKKSNKSKSKQFNLKKINKNAKKLIIRHKKVFEYFLVAVMLYIILYIAFTVS from the coding sequence ATGGAACCGCAACGGTTAAGAAAAAGATTACATGAGGTGATAAATAAAGAAAGAAAGCGTAGGAAGTTAAAGCCATTAAAGCTGAGTAAGTCACTAACGAAGTCAGCCAATAGGGAAGCATTAAAGAGGAAGAACTGCACAGTTCATTATGCCGTAAAGGGAGAGACTCATACAACTGTCGCTAAGAGGATTGTTAAGGAGTGGTTAAGAAATCCTAACCATAGAAAACATATACTCAGCAACAAATATAACCGTATCGGTATAGGTGTTTCAATATTATGGAATAAAAATATTAAAGAGTATGAAATTTATGTTTGTAAGAAATTTGGCTCACCAAAAGATAAGGATAAAAAGAAATCTAATAAGTCAAAATCCAAACAATTCAACCTTAAAAAGATTAATAAAAATGCTAAAAAACTAATTATAAGGCATAAAAAAGTTTTTGAGTATTTTCTTGTTGCAGTTATGCTTTATATTATTCTTTATATTGCTTTCACTGTTTCATAG
- a CDS encoding type II toxin-antitoxin system RelE family toxin gives MKVLFAKTFAKDLKNVPRHVRKRIKLIIENFQNAKSLNDLNLDIKKIKGYQNYYRIRVGNYRVGIEINGDTIIFRRVLHRKNIYDYFP, from the coding sequence ATGAAAGTGTTGTTTGCCAAAACATTTGCTAAGGATTTAAAGAATGTTCCAAGGCATGTAAGAAAAAGGATAAAGTTGATAATTGAAAACTTTCAAAATGCTAAATCGTTAAATGATTTAAACTTAGACATTAAGAAAATAAAGGGTTATCAAAATTATTACAGAATTAGAGTTGGAAATTATAGAGTAGGTATTGAAATTAATGGAGATACAATTATTTTTAGAAGGGTTTTGCATAGGAAAAACATATACGATTATTTTCCATAA
- a CDS encoding ArsR family transcriptional regulator, whose product MIIKTLSKKYVREILEILNNKGVLTFSQLQKETKLHQGTLSRLLSELIEEGLVEKWTEETEYMLPKSCYKITQKGKNALILYKLDDFIEKIGNKTIKFSINENDKVSVIVG is encoded by the coding sequence ATGATAATTAAAACTTTATCAAAAAAATATGTTAGAGAAATATTAGAAATACTTAATAATAAGGGGGTATTAACATTTAGTCAGCTTCAAAAAGAGACTAAACTACATCAAGGTACATTAAGTAGATTATTATCTGAGCTCATTGAAGAAGGTCTTGTAGAAAAATGGACAGAAGAGACAGAATATATGTTGCCAAAATCATGCTATAAAATAACACAAAAAGGTAAAAATGCACTGATTTTATATAAATTAGATGATTTCATTGAAAAAATTGGGAATAAAACCATTAAATTTTCAATAAACGAAAATGATAAGGTTTCGGTAATTGTTGGATAA